A region from the Corallococcus caeni genome encodes:
- a CDS encoding TolC family protein has protein sequence MHWKSPWLLSVLLLGGCASVQKERGHLEVAALVEERTGLNTRWNQGTPEDAQVRQHLDALLAGDLTSDHAVEVALLNNPALQGTYEELGVSQADMVQAGLLTNPSFDGSIGFPLTSDGGMEHEFSIVQSFVDIFTLPLRKRVANEQFLADTLRVAHEALVTTAEVRQTFTEVQARQQLVALRREVLQAADAAADLSGRLRAAGNVTALALATEQAALEQARLELAQDELALFEAREHLNRLMGLFGPRVQWTLAQKLPEVPAAEASLEHLETLAIRQRLDIDAARKQVSLLWNALELARSTRFFGRVDVGVHTHRDANGPRLLGPTLSLELPIFDQRQALIAKLEAQHRQGEDRLTELSVNARSEVRAARARLVTLRNMAERYQKVVLPLRTTILEESQRQYNAMQIGLPALLIARRDQVEAWRAYLETVRDYWMARADLERLVGGRLPVPTAPAPTPEPTSAPSPSPEPTHEHHEAH, from the coding sequence GTGCACTGGAAATCCCCCTGGCTCCTCTCCGTTCTGCTGCTCGGTGGCTGCGCGTCCGTCCAGAAGGAGCGCGGCCACCTGGAAGTGGCGGCGCTCGTGGAGGAGCGGACAGGCTTGAATACGCGTTGGAACCAGGGCACGCCCGAGGACGCCCAGGTGCGGCAACACCTGGACGCCCTGCTGGCCGGCGACCTCACGTCGGATCACGCGGTGGAGGTGGCGCTGCTCAACAACCCCGCGCTCCAGGGGACGTACGAGGAGCTGGGCGTGTCCCAGGCGGACATGGTGCAGGCCGGGCTGCTCACCAATCCGTCCTTCGACGGGAGCATCGGCTTCCCGCTGACCTCGGACGGCGGCATGGAGCACGAGTTCTCCATCGTCCAGAGCTTCGTGGACATCTTCACGCTGCCCCTGCGCAAGCGCGTGGCGAACGAGCAGTTCCTGGCGGACACGCTGCGCGTCGCGCACGAGGCGCTGGTCACCACGGCGGAGGTGCGCCAGACGTTCACGGAGGTGCAGGCCCGGCAGCAGCTGGTCGCGCTGCGCCGCGAGGTGCTCCAGGCCGCGGACGCGGCGGCGGACCTGTCCGGCCGGCTGCGCGCCGCGGGAAACGTCACGGCGCTGGCCCTGGCCACCGAACAGGCCGCGCTGGAGCAGGCGCGGCTGGAGCTGGCGCAGGACGAGCTGGCGCTGTTCGAAGCGCGCGAACACCTCAACCGCCTGATGGGCCTGTTCGGTCCGAGGGTCCAGTGGACGTTGGCCCAGAAGCTGCCGGAGGTCCCCGCCGCCGAGGCGTCGCTGGAGCACCTGGAGACGCTGGCCATCCGGCAGCGGCTGGACATCGACGCGGCCCGCAAGCAGGTGTCGCTGCTGTGGAACGCGCTGGAGCTGGCGCGCAGCACGCGCTTCTTCGGCCGCGTGGACGTGGGCGTGCACACGCACCGCGACGCGAACGGGCCGCGCCTGCTGGGGCCCACGCTGTCGCTGGAGCTGCCCATCTTCGATCAGCGGCAGGCGCTCATCGCGAAGCTGGAAGCACAGCACCGCCAGGGCGAAGACCGGCTGACGGAGCTGTCCGTCAACGCCCGCTCGGAGGTGCGCGCCGCCAGGGCCCGGCTGGTGACGCTGCGGAACATGGCGGAGCGCTACCAGAAGGTCGTGCTCCCGCTGCGCACCACCATCCTCGAGGAGTCACAGCGCCAGTACAACGCCATGCAGATCGGCCTCCCCGCCCTCCTCATCGCCAGACGCGACCAGGTGGAGGCCTGGAGGGCCTACCTGGAGACGGTCCGCGACTACTGGATGGCGCGGGCCGACCTGGAGCGCCTCGTGGGCGGACGCCTGCCCGTGCCCACCGCTCCCGCGCCCACTCCTGAGCCCACTTCCGCTCCGTCCCCTTCCCCCGAGCCCACCCATGAGCACCATGAAGCCCACTGA
- a CDS encoding multicopper oxidase family protein, with translation MSTMKPTDETPGPSEDTTSEVTDTTPALTRRTLLARTGATLATGALLMHGRAQAQSSVPGANAPRAGSAADTGGKVARQSHLPPGKAGRDYRPVVVPNGAKLPWKDVGGVKVFHMVAEEVEHEFAPGLKATCWGYNGHVHGPTIEVVEGDRVRFYVTNRLPASTTVHWHGILLPSGMDGVGGLNQKAIAPGETYRYEFTVRQSGTGMYHSHHDEMTQMALGMVGLFIIHPRRPVGPRVDRDFAIMLHEWRIDPGTRRPDPNEMTDFNVLTMNAKAFPGTEPLVVRKGERVRIRFGNLSAMDHHPIHLHGYQFRITETDGGRIPESAQWPETTVLVPTGSTRTIEFVADEPGDWAMHCHMTHHVMNQMGHDVPNMVGVKPQGLDAKVRPLLPGYMTMGQTGMGDMAGMHHMPMPANSIPMVGGKGPYDDITMGGMFTLLKVRDHLDGEGDPGWYTPPQGTQARPAQEDELRRDGIIV, from the coding sequence ATGAGCACCATGAAGCCCACTGACGAAACCCCAGGGCCCTCCGAGGACACGACGTCCGAGGTCACCGATACGACTCCCGCGCTCACGCGCCGCACCCTGCTCGCGCGCACCGGCGCCACGCTGGCGACGGGCGCCCTGCTGATGCACGGCCGCGCCCAGGCCCAATCCAGCGTGCCCGGCGCGAACGCCCCGCGCGCAGGCTCCGCCGCGGACACGGGCGGCAAGGTCGCCCGGCAATCGCACCTGCCGCCCGGAAAGGCGGGCCGCGACTACCGGCCCGTCGTCGTGCCCAACGGCGCGAAGCTGCCGTGGAAGGACGTGGGCGGCGTGAAGGTGTTCCACATGGTGGCCGAGGAGGTGGAGCACGAGTTCGCGCCCGGCCTCAAGGCCACGTGCTGGGGCTACAACGGCCACGTGCACGGGCCCACCATCGAGGTGGTGGAGGGCGACCGCGTGCGCTTCTACGTCACGAACCGGCTGCCCGCGTCCACCACCGTGCACTGGCACGGCATCCTGCTCCCCAGCGGCATGGACGGCGTGGGCGGGCTGAACCAGAAGGCCATCGCGCCGGGGGAGACGTACCGCTACGAGTTCACGGTGCGCCAGTCGGGGACGGGGATGTACCACTCGCACCACGACGAGATGACGCAGATGGCGCTGGGCATGGTGGGCCTGTTCATCATCCACCCGCGCAGGCCGGTGGGGCCGCGCGTGGACCGGGACTTCGCCATCATGCTGCACGAGTGGCGCATCGACCCGGGCACGCGGCGTCCGGACCCCAACGAGATGACGGACTTCAACGTGCTGACGATGAACGCGAAGGCGTTCCCCGGCACGGAGCCGCTGGTCGTGCGCAAGGGCGAGCGGGTGCGGATCCGCTTCGGAAACCTGAGCGCGATGGACCACCACCCCATCCACCTGCACGGCTACCAGTTCCGCATCACGGAGACGGACGGCGGCCGCATCCCGGAGAGCGCGCAGTGGCCGGAGACGACGGTGCTGGTGCCCACGGGCAGCACGCGCACCATCGAGTTCGTGGCGGACGAGCCCGGCGACTGGGCCATGCACTGCCACATGACCCACCACGTGATGAACCAGATGGGCCACGACGTGCCGAACATGGTCGGCGTGAAGCCCCAGGGCCTGGACGCGAAGGTACGGCCGCTCCTGCCCGGCTACATGACCATGGGGCAGACCGGCATGGGGGACATGGCGGGCATGCACCACATGCCCATGCCCGCGAACTCCATCCCCATGGTGGGCGGCAAGGGCCCCTACGACGACATCACCATGGGAGGCATGTTCACCCTCCTCAAGGTGCGCGACCACCTGGACGGCGAAGGAGACCCGGGCTGGTACACCCCGCCGCAGGGAACGCAGGCAAGGCCCGCGCAGGAGGACGAGCTGCGGCGGGACGGAATCATCGTCTGA
- a CDS encoding sensor histidine kinase, which produces MASIAEIIRSNHGEIVRCWMEEATRAASARGLDKPEFRNIMPTYLASLAEARASGGDGDDMQRQHVESHVSARLRQGFHVAEVVEEFAILGRCITQMWAHTPPALQPDVHDVERLYTELHVAMESVTDLFGKHLLEEEQTEKRYLRLLQQVASEALRLDGPASRNRLKELLEVILEAMGAQSGALLLYEPAGERLVTAASTGAANEQLEHYATSLDAKSFPGSIVAAGEETYSLWDAMTTTLEVSDTLRQGGLHSLLGVRLPAHRALMGVLYIGLTDTREFTSREKQRLQTLGQHLSIHLENAQLYANLQDKVEALQAERSLREQFVTILAHDLRGPLSAARLGAHALIRAPEKLDTRRDLALRIDRNIDRADQMVKDLLDANRIQAGQRLPLRLDTCDLGGIAHDVVEELSMLHGERFVLKAAERVRGIWSAEELRRALWNLGTNAIKYGADALPITFTVTSTETEARASVHNQGPAIARADQETIFRPFIRTRSAQTGSSHGWGLGLSLVWGCAQAHGGRVELTSDADTGTTFSLVLPWDARPFQADLGKSENTGRVSSGA; this is translated from the coding sequence ATGGCGAGCATCGCGGAGATCATCCGGAGCAACCACGGGGAGATCGTACGGTGCTGGATGGAGGAGGCGACCCGGGCCGCGTCGGCCCGAGGCCTGGACAAGCCCGAGTTCAGGAACATCATGCCTACCTATCTCGCGTCCCTCGCGGAAGCGCGGGCCTCGGGCGGTGACGGCGATGACATGCAGCGCCAGCACGTCGAAAGCCATGTGTCCGCGCGGCTTCGCCAGGGCTTCCATGTCGCGGAGGTGGTCGAGGAGTTCGCCATCCTGGGACGGTGCATCACCCAGATGTGGGCCCACACGCCCCCCGCGCTGCAGCCCGACGTCCATGACGTCGAGCGGCTCTACACCGAGCTGCACGTCGCCATGGAGAGCGTCACGGACCTCTTCGGCAAGCACCTGCTGGAGGAAGAACAGACGGAGAAGCGCTACCTGCGGCTCCTCCAGCAAGTGGCCAGCGAAGCCCTCCGGTTGGATGGACCCGCCAGCCGGAACCGGCTGAAGGAACTGCTGGAGGTCATCCTGGAGGCCATGGGCGCCCAGAGCGGCGCCCTGCTGCTGTATGAGCCAGCCGGCGAGCGCCTGGTCACAGCGGCCTCCACGGGAGCCGCCAACGAGCAGTTGGAACACTACGCGACCTCGTTGGACGCGAAGTCCTTTCCCGGGAGCATCGTGGCGGCGGGCGAGGAGACCTACTCCCTCTGGGATGCCATGACCACGACGCTCGAGGTGAGCGACACGCTCCGGCAGGGAGGGCTCCACTCCCTGCTCGGGGTCCGGCTGCCCGCCCACCGGGCCCTGATGGGGGTCCTCTACATCGGGCTGACCGACACCCGTGAGTTCACCAGCCGGGAGAAGCAGCGGCTCCAGACCCTGGGCCAGCACCTGAGCATCCACCTGGAGAACGCCCAGCTGTACGCGAACCTCCAGGACAAGGTCGAAGCGCTCCAGGCAGAGCGAAGCCTCCGCGAGCAGTTCGTCACCATCCTGGCCCATGACCTCCGGGGCCCCTTGTCCGCGGCGAGGCTGGGCGCCCACGCGCTCATCCGGGCGCCGGAGAAGCTGGACACGCGGCGCGACCTGGCGCTGAGGATCGACCGGAACATCGACCGGGCGGATCAGATGGTGAAGGACCTGCTCGACGCCAACCGCATCCAGGCGGGCCAACGGCTGCCGCTCCGGCTCGACACGTGCGACCTGGGAGGCATCGCCCACGACGTCGTCGAGGAGCTGTCGATGCTCCATGGCGAGCGCTTCGTGCTCAAGGCGGCGGAGCGCGTCCGGGGCATCTGGAGCGCGGAGGAGCTGCGCCGCGCCTTGTGGAACCTGGGCACCAACGCCATCAAGTACGGAGCGGACGCCCTCCCCATCACCTTCACCGTCACGTCGACGGAGACGGAAGCGCGAGCCTCCGTGCACAACCAGGGGCCGGCGATTGCTCGCGCCGACCAGGAGACCATCTTCAGGCCCTTCATCCGGACACGCTCCGCGCAGACGGGGAGTTCGCATGGCTGGGGGCTGGGCCTGTCGCTGGTGTGGGGGTGCGCCCAGGCGCACGGAGGAAGGGTCGAGCTGACGAGCGACGCCGACACCGGGACGACGTTCAGCCTGGTGCTGCCCTGGGACGCCCGCCCGTTCCAGGCGGACCTGGGCAAATCCGAGAATACCGGGCGGGTTTCGAGCGGTGCCTGA
- a CDS encoding acyl-CoA desaturase, producing MLPFVFAFHWSLSVLFQSLFQHRYAAHRMFTMGPRTERALHLSTALVQGSSYLDPRAYAILHREHHAYADTERDPHSPTQQKNPLRMMLHTARRYAGLLTGSSSSEPRFLGGYPEWPAVDRLFSRWPTRIAFGALYTLFYRRFATRRWHWALLPMHFVMGPVHGAIVNWCGHRYGYRNFASRDESRNTLPVDVLCMGELFQNNHHARPASPDFAARRFELDPTWQVMRLLARMRLIRLAPASKGEHAKHQPSPLRTNGGTLLAASPSL from the coding sequence ATGCTCCCCTTCGTCTTCGCCTTCCATTGGTCCCTGAGCGTCCTCTTCCAGAGCCTCTTCCAGCACCGCTACGCCGCGCACCGCATGTTCACGATGGGGCCTCGCACCGAGCGAGCGCTCCACCTGTCGACGGCGCTGGTGCAGGGTTCGAGCTACCTCGACCCGCGCGCCTACGCCATCCTCCACCGCGAGCACCACGCGTACGCGGACACCGAGCGGGATCCGCACTCGCCCACGCAACAGAAGAACCCCCTGCGCATGATGCTCCACACGGCGCGCCGCTACGCGGGCCTGCTGACCGGGAGCAGCTCCTCCGAGCCGCGCTTCCTCGGGGGCTACCCGGAGTGGCCCGCGGTGGATCGCCTCTTCAGCCGCTGGCCCACGCGCATCGCCTTCGGCGCGCTCTACACGCTGTTCTACCGGCGGTTCGCGACGCGGCGGTGGCACTGGGCGCTCCTGCCCATGCACTTCGTGATGGGGCCGGTGCACGGCGCCATCGTCAACTGGTGCGGACACCGCTACGGCTACCGCAACTTCGCCAGCCGCGATGAATCGCGCAACACCCTCCCTGTCGACGTGCTGTGCATGGGTGAGCTGTTCCAGAACAACCACCACGCCCGGCCGGCGAGCCCTGACTTCGCCGCCCGCCGCTTCGAGCTGGATCCCACGTGGCAGGTGATGCGGTTGCTCGCCCGGATGAGGCTCATCCGCCTCGCGCCTGCTTCGAAGGGCGAGCATGCGAAGCACCAGCCTTCGCCCCTGCGTACGAACGGCGGCACGTTGCTCGCGGCGTCTCCATCTTTGTGA
- a CDS encoding PRC-barrel domain containing protein: MQFAESIFHGRMVVAAGGQTLGNVETLSIDSETWKVDSLQVKLSSEAAELFGVYWNYFHAGRIYVPTRLVHSVSDTVLLSVTVDELREFLSQDAANATT; this comes from the coding sequence ATGCAATTCGCGGAAAGCATCTTCCACGGCCGCATGGTCGTCGCGGCGGGAGGCCAGACGCTCGGGAATGTGGAGACCCTGTCCATCGACAGCGAGACCTGGAAGGTCGACTCCCTCCAGGTGAAGTTGTCCTCGGAGGCCGCCGAGCTGTTCGGCGTCTACTGGAACTACTTCCACGCGGGGCGCATCTACGTGCCGACGCGCCTGGTGCATTCGGTGAGTGACACCGTGCTCCTCTCCGTCACCGTCGACGAGCTCCGGGAGTTCCTCTCCCAGGACGCCGCCAACGCCACCACCTGA
- a CDS encoding VOC family protein, producing the protein MKNGFCWYELRTSRPDEARRFYSNVLGTPFVGELSLLPEAAATRGAPSHWLGHIDVPDLESSVQRLIAQRAERLGPPRTSAEGIPSTVLRDPFGAVVALTSRAGHPTHAELAWHELHTRDQERAIALYRGLFGWRPTEALQLSPEVGTYQQFTWREDMRSVGAACGTARLPHIHPHWLFYFAVDDLDRALTAVEAGGGLVANGTHVMPDGSRVAACEDPQRAAFGLRQLP; encoded by the coding sequence ATGAAGAACGGCTTCTGCTGGTACGAGCTCAGGACCTCCCGGCCCGACGAGGCGCGGCGCTTCTATTCGAACGTGCTGGGAACGCCCTTCGTGGGGGAACTCTCCCTCCTGCCGGAGGCCGCCGCGACCCGGGGCGCGCCCAGTCATTGGCTGGGCCATATCGACGTTCCCGACCTGGAGTCCTCCGTGCAGCGCCTCATCGCGCAGCGCGCCGAGCGGCTGGGCCCGCCGCGCACGTCCGCCGAAGGCATCCCGTCGACCGTGCTGAGGGATCCGTTCGGCGCCGTGGTCGCGTTGACGTCACGGGCAGGGCATCCGACGCACGCGGAGCTGGCGTGGCATGAGCTGCATACGCGCGACCAGGAGCGCGCCATCGCGCTCTACCGCGGCTTGTTCGGCTGGCGGCCCACCGAAGCGCTCCAGCTGTCCCCCGAAGTCGGGACCTATCAGCAGTTCACCTGGCGCGAGGACATGCGAAGCGTGGGCGCGGCGTGCGGCACCGCGCGCCTCCCCCACATCCATCCGCACTGGCTCTTCTACTTCGCGGTCGACGACCTGGACCGCGCGCTCACGGCGGTCGAAGCCGGCGGAGGGCTCGTGGCCAACGGCACGCACGTCATGCCGGACGGCTCACGTGTCGCGGCCTGCGAGGATCCACAGCGGGCCGCGTTCGGCCTGCGCCAGCTCCCGTAG
- a CDS encoding PH domain-containing protein, whose product MTAPLPTLERLPRGALTLFRIRALLRMGIYGALTFAVALGLRFAGNEHWPFLLPCAVVLGLSVLTAWYPQRAHERWGWALREHDLVISHGVLLREVVSIPAGRIQHVDVHQGPIERSLGLARLQIYTAAGSGADGEIPGLARETADALRERLVRREADDVV is encoded by the coding sequence ATGACCGCCCCTCTGCCGACGCTGGAACGCCTTCCTCGCGGAGCGCTCACGCTGTTCCGCATCCGCGCGCTCCTGCGCATGGGCATCTACGGGGCGCTCACGTTCGCCGTGGCGCTGGGCCTGCGCTTCGCGGGCAACGAGCACTGGCCGTTCCTGCTGCCGTGCGCGGTGGTGCTGGGGCTGAGCGTGTTGACGGCGTGGTACCCGCAGCGAGCGCACGAGCGCTGGGGCTGGGCGCTGCGCGAGCACGACCTGGTCATCTCCCATGGCGTGCTCCTGCGGGAGGTGGTGTCCATCCCGGCGGGCCGCATCCAGCACGTGGACGTGCACCAGGGGCCCATCGAACGGTCGCTGGGGCTCGCGCGGCTTCAGATCTACACGGCGGCGGGCAGCGGCGCGGACGGGGAGATCCCGGGCCTGGCCCGGGAGACGGCGGATGCCCTGCGCGAGCGGTTGGTGCGGCGCGAGGCCGACGATGTCGTCTGA
- a CDS encoding PH domain-containing protein, translating to MSSEPVVALASAEEVPWKRLSAKAPLAALVPLSGTIGRMLLGALLPTYFAGDRGLPVVLWVIVLSIATLMLAAGLYEVATLSYRVVGAQLEIRSGIFTRTSRFIEAARVQNTEVVQPFVSKLLGLVEVKVETASGGKADGHLRGLTPEDAQALIHTLQAVRREGAAAVLLPGEAAPEERVLSEAHLGGLLLYGATALGLGVLAVVLGALHEITETFHKLLLPWMEAHWEALAAPGMGWVAATVAALVGLFGLWLVSGARAVLRFHGFRLVDTGTHLRAVGGLITRRQVTVRRARIQQVVLDEPLLRRTLGFGSVEVETAGVRTGKESADRAELLVPVVPTARMPELLREFVPELPDAIAALPLQGAHPKALLRARIRAVGLSVLVAAPATWFWGAWGAVAWLLLPAQLLGAWFDWRFQGWLVTEALVVVRQGFWRRRTTVVQRARIQSVRARQGPLERGYGIAHVRIDVAGSHVILPSVGWTEAQSLIDVLPARRPTRHAPPARLPDASQPEVSAHCPPAPSSR from the coding sequence ATGTCGTCTGAGCCGGTGGTGGCGCTGGCTTCCGCGGAGGAGGTCCCGTGGAAGCGGCTGAGCGCGAAGGCTCCGCTCGCGGCGCTGGTGCCCCTGTCGGGCACGATTGGCCGCATGCTGCTGGGCGCGCTGCTGCCCACGTACTTCGCCGGTGACCGCGGCCTGCCGGTGGTCCTCTGGGTGATCGTCCTGAGCATCGCGACGCTCATGCTCGCCGCCGGGCTCTACGAGGTGGCCACGCTGAGCTACCGCGTGGTGGGCGCCCAGCTTGAGATCCGCTCCGGCATCTTCACGCGCACCTCGCGCTTCATCGAAGCCGCGCGCGTGCAGAACACGGAGGTGGTGCAGCCCTTCGTGTCGAAGCTGTTGGGGCTGGTGGAGGTGAAGGTGGAGACGGCCTCCGGAGGCAAGGCGGACGGCCACCTGCGAGGCCTGACGCCGGAGGATGCGCAGGCGCTGATCCACACACTCCAGGCGGTGCGCCGAGAAGGCGCGGCGGCGGTGCTCCTGCCCGGCGAAGCCGCCCCGGAGGAGCGCGTGCTCTCCGAGGCCCACCTGGGAGGCCTGCTGCTCTACGGCGCGACCGCCCTGGGCCTGGGTGTGCTCGCGGTGGTGCTGGGCGCGTTGCATGAAATCACCGAGACCTTCCACAAGCTGCTGCTGCCGTGGATGGAGGCGCACTGGGAAGCGCTGGCGGCGCCGGGCATGGGGTGGGTGGCCGCGACGGTGGCGGCGCTCGTGGGGCTGTTCGGGCTGTGGCTGGTGAGCGGGGCGCGGGCGGTGCTGCGGTTCCACGGCTTCCGGCTGGTGGACACGGGCACGCACCTGCGCGCGGTGGGCGGGCTCATCACCCGGCGGCAGGTGACGGTGCGGCGGGCCCGCATCCAGCAGGTGGTGCTGGATGAACCGCTCCTGCGCCGCACGCTGGGCTTCGGTTCGGTGGAGGTGGAGACGGCGGGCGTCCGCACGGGCAAGGAGTCCGCGGACCGCGCGGAGCTGCTGGTGCCGGTGGTGCCCACGGCCCGCATGCCGGAGCTGCTGCGGGAGTTCGTCCCGGAGCTGCCCGACGCCATCGCCGCCCTGCCCCTCCAGGGAGCCCATCCCAAGGCGCTGCTGCGAGCGCGGATCCGCGCGGTGGGCCTGAGCGTGCTGGTGGCCGCGCCCGCGACCTGGTTCTGGGGAGCCTGGGGCGCGGTGGCGTGGCTCCTGCTGCCCGCGCAGCTGCTGGGCGCGTGGTTCGACTGGCGCTTCCAGGGGTGGCTCGTGACGGAGGCGCTGGTGGTGGTGCGCCAGGGCTTCTGGCGCAGGCGCACGACGGTGGTGCAGCGCGCCCGCATCCAGTCCGTCCGCGCCAGACAGGGCCCCCTGGAGCGGGGCTACGGTATCGCGCACGTGCGCATCGACGTGGCGGGCTCACACGTCATCCTGCCGAGCGTGGGCTGGACGGAGGCCCAGTCGCTCATCGACGTGCTTCCCGCGCGACGGCCTACGCGGCACGCGCCCCCCGCCAGGCTCCCGGACGCATCGCAACCGGAAGTCAGCGCCCACTGCCCCCCAGCGCCTTCATCCCGATGA
- a CDS encoding dihydroxyacetone kinase family protein — translation MKKLVNAPRAVVQEMLEGFVALAPGQALLEGETVVVRSDVPAALGARKVAVLSGGGSGHEPAHAGYVGTGMLHAAVAGDVFTSPSADAVLAAIRAVAGTAGALLIVKNYTGDRLNFGLAAELARAEGIPTEVVVVADDVALRETVEPERRRGIAGVVLVHKVAGAAAAAGASLAQVAREATEAAAGLGSMGVALGPCTVPAAGRPGFTLGEGEVELGLGIHGEQGVRRVAHQPADALVDTLLSVIVEDRELGRGDRVALMVNGLGGTPPMELAIMTRRALAFLAERGLKVERAWQGTFLSALEMPGCSLTLLKVDDARLARLDAPTEAPAWPGRGQVVLQRKVVTARGALPTVEGHPKPQPVMARVRAAALAVADAWDAAEARLTELDSQAGDGDLGLSLARGAAAIRALPERAWATPAGALTELGQALRRNIGGSSGPFYATALLRAARYLANRPVDTAAWAKAFEVGVEAVSELGGARPGDRTMVDALHPAAVAFTRAVREGKSPGEAWAEATRAAEQGAQDTASMSPRLGRASYLGERAKGIPDAGAVAVVIGMKALGGSGR, via the coding sequence GTGAAGAAGCTCGTCAACGCGCCGCGCGCAGTGGTCCAGGAGATGTTGGAGGGGTTCGTGGCGCTCGCTCCGGGGCAGGCGTTGCTGGAGGGGGAGACGGTGGTGGTGCGCTCGGACGTGCCGGCGGCGCTGGGCGCGCGGAAGGTGGCGGTGCTGTCGGGTGGAGGCAGCGGGCACGAGCCGGCGCATGCGGGCTACGTGGGGACGGGGATGCTGCACGCGGCGGTGGCGGGGGACGTGTTCACGTCGCCCAGCGCGGACGCGGTGCTGGCGGCGATCCGCGCGGTGGCGGGGACGGCGGGCGCGCTGCTCATCGTGAAGAACTACACGGGCGACAGGCTCAACTTCGGGCTCGCGGCGGAGCTGGCGCGGGCGGAGGGGATCCCCACGGAAGTGGTGGTGGTGGCGGATGACGTGGCGCTGAGGGAGACGGTGGAGCCCGAGCGGCGCCGGGGCATCGCGGGCGTGGTGCTGGTGCACAAGGTGGCGGGGGCCGCCGCGGCGGCGGGGGCGTCGCTGGCGCAGGTGGCGCGCGAGGCGACGGAGGCGGCGGCGGGGCTGGGCAGCATGGGCGTGGCGCTGGGGCCGTGCACGGTGCCGGCGGCGGGCCGGCCGGGCTTCACGCTGGGGGAGGGAGAGGTGGAGCTGGGCCTGGGCATCCACGGCGAGCAGGGCGTGCGCCGCGTGGCGCACCAGCCCGCGGACGCGCTGGTGGACACGTTGCTGTCGGTCATCGTGGAGGACCGCGAGCTGGGCCGGGGTGACCGCGTGGCGTTGATGGTCAACGGGCTGGGAGGCACGCCGCCCATGGAGCTGGCCATCATGACGCGCCGGGCGCTGGCGTTCCTGGCGGAGCGGGGCCTGAAGGTGGAGCGGGCGTGGCAGGGCACGTTCCTGTCGGCGCTGGAGATGCCGGGGTGCTCGCTGACGCTGTTGAAGGTGGATGACGCGCGGCTCGCGAGGCTGGATGCGCCCACGGAGGCCCCGGCCTGGCCGGGGCGTGGGCAGGTGGTCCTGCAGCGAAAGGTGGTGACCGCGCGCGGTGCGCTCCCGACCGTGGAGGGCCACCCGAAGCCCCAGCCGGTGATGGCGCGGGTGCGCGCGGCGGCGCTGGCGGTGGCGGACGCGTGGGACGCCGCCGAGGCGCGGCTGACGGAGCTGGACAGCCAGGCCGGGGACGGCGATCTGGGGCTGAGTCTGGCGCGAGGCGCGGCGGCCATCCGCGCGCTGCCGGAGCGGGCGTGGGCCACGCCGGCGGGTGCGTTGACGGAGCTGGGGCAGGCGCTGCGCCGGAACATCGGCGGCAGCTCCGGGCCGTTCTACGCGACGGCGTTGCTCCGGGCGGCGCGCTACCTGGCGAACAGGCCGGTGGATACGGCGGCCTGGGCCAAGGCCTTCGAGGTGGGGGTCGAAGCGGTGTCGGAGCTGGGCGGCGCGCGGCCGGGAGACCGGACCATGGTGGACGCGCTGCACCCGGCGGCGGTGGCGTTCACGCGCGCCGTTCGCGAGGGAAAGTCACCCGGTGAGGCGTGGGCGGAGGCGACGCGCGCGGCGGAGCAGGGCGCGCAGGACACCGCGAGCATGTCTCCGCGACTGGGCCGCGCCAGCTACCTGGGCGAGCGCGCGAAGGGCATTCCGGACGCGGGTGCCGTGGCGGTCGTCATCGGGATGAAGGCGCTGGGGGGCAGTGGGCGCTGA